One Ranitomeya variabilis isolate aRanVar5 chromosome 4, aRanVar5.hap1, whole genome shotgun sequence genomic window, CTGAGGGGGTGAAATCTGCCGGGGCTGTGCGGAGCTCTCACTTCTCACTCCTGTATAGCCAGGGCTTGAACCAGGAAGTCGCTACAAACTCAAGGATTTTAGTTTTAAATAATTAACTAAACagggggcacaggtagggtggtagactgagacgaggggggagatgtagggtggggctaaaccatggagagctttgtggatgagagagATAACTTTATATTAAACTCTGTATCAAATGAGCAAACATAAGCGGGTGAGTGATCAAATTTTGGAAGCTAAGGAAAGATCTGGGTCGAATGTGATCCCAAGACAGCAGAATGTTGCTTGGGAGTACTGGTGTatccacacatggaaatggcaatatcAGGCTTAGGTAGGTTAATGTAGGGAGTATactcaagtaccgtatatactcgagtataagccgagattttcagcccacttttttgggctgaaagtgaccctctcggcttatactcgagtcagagtCGGCGGGGTAGATGGGCAGGTGagcgggagcggcggctgtcacatactcacctgcccctggcgctgtccctgcatgtcccatggtctccgggcagctcttcctgtgttcagcggtcacgtggtaccgctcattaaagtaatgaatatggacgcatattcattactataatgagcggtacgtgaccgttgaacacaggaagatgccaccgactcccggagaccatctgacagtgagacgctgccagggaccgcgtcgggagcaaatgagtatatcgggggagcattgcgcgatagtcaccttcctcgttccacgcaCTGCTCTGTTttccatcctctgcacttactgttcaggtcagagggcgcgataacgcgactagtgcgcgctgccctctgcctgaatagtcagtGCAGAGCATGAAAGACAGAGCGgcgcgtggaacgaggaaggtgactatcgcaagtgccgggggtctgagcgaagagaggtgagtgtgattttttttaattttaatctcagcaacagcatatggggcaaatgtgtggagcagcttatggggccactatgtatggagcatcttatggggccacaatgtatggagcatcttatggggccacaatgtatggagcatcttatggggccacaatgtatggagcatcttatggggccataatgtgtggagcatcttattgggccataatgtgtggagcatcttatggggccatcaaccgttatgcagcattgtatggggcaaatgtttctatggagcatctcatggggccattattaacctttgtgcagcattatatggggagtattttaatatggagcatcttatggggcctatcataaactgtatggagcattatatggggcgtattttgtatggagcatcttatggagccatcatggactgtatggagcattatatggggctcctggttcaatatggatattcaaaaacacttaggccttgttcacactatcctttttttgctgcggatttttcaggtcctgatttgaaaaaaccgcagtgcaaaaccgcggtggttttctctgcggttttctgtcctttttctactgcggattccactgcgggtttccagctgcactttcctattggtgcaggtggaaagaattgacatgctactttttttctgcagaaaatcagcgcggattttcaagccgaaaaaaggaaagtgggcacagcagttttggttttccatagggtaacattgtactgtaccctgcatggaaaacgtctgcggatccgcagctgcaaatccgctgcggatccgcagcaaaaaccgcatcgggtGAACATAGCctttacctactgatgtctcaattaattttacttttattggtatctatttttatttttgacatttaccggtagctgctgcattttccaccctaggcttataatcaagtcaataagttttcccagttttttgtggcaaaattagggggtcggcttatactcaggtcggcttatactcgagtatatacggtagttcagtttttgacagattcataGTCAGGACATGAGAGGAAGAGGATTGGAGCCAATGATGACTTCAAATTCTTTATGCATTTCTGTGTTGTTCATAGCGCATATATTGTGGAAATTGGGGGTGTCCGGAGCTGGGTGACAGTTCTTGACAGAGCATGAAAGAAGGTTttggtcagagagcaggagaggggagttagtaaagtaatGCACTGAGCAGATCTGggagaagatgaggtccagcgtatTTCAGTCTTCAAGCATAGGAGAGTTAGTAAGCGGTGCAAGGCTGAAGGAGAATGTTAGCGATAAAAAGTGGGATGCAGACGTGAGAGGGGTTcaccaatggggatgttaaagtccccCATGATGAGAGTGGGATATCACAGGACATTCCCAGTTCAATACAGTTATCATATTTTTGGACAACTGTAATTGGTGAAATTGTTTTTATCCATATAGCTTTttcaacagtgtttttttttttaaatgcatcatGCAGAACTTTGTTATTAATTTTCAAAGAGGAAACATGATCGAACCTAGACCAACCCCATAATGATCCTAGAGATCACTCTTGGTTCAATTTGCATCAATTGTACATCAGATCAGTTTTGGGCATAAATTATGTTTCTAAACTAGAACAGATGAGTTAAACTTTAGAACACAAGTGTGAAGCCAGCCTATGATTGACCAGTATAAGGTAAGTAGACATGACAGTTTGTGATCAGATTTACAAATCAAACTCACCCATTTTTACCAATggatctctgaaaaaaaaaaaaaaaaacagatacgaCTCCCATGCTGTACGCATCATCTTCACTCAGCAGTTGATATAAGAAGTTTTAAaagacatatttttttttatttttacaagaaaaAAACAGATGATACCCAGATTGCAAAAACTGGCACATGGTCATTGACTCATAGGAAAAAGTCATTTTTCTCAGTTATGactaaaaaaatgtatgtgtgaTTGAGGCCTACGGCCTCCATTATGAGACACTACTGAACATGTAACTGGAAAAGATTGGTGAGgggcacattaacccctttctgacctcggacgggatagtaggtccgaggtcagaagccccgctttgatgcgggctccggcggtgagcccgcatcaaagccaggacatgtcagctgttttgaacagctgacatgtgcccgtaataggcgcgggcagaatcacgatctgcccgcacctattaactagttaaatgccgctgtcaaacgcagacagcggtatttaactaccgcttccggccgcccggatcgcatcgccgacccccgtcacatgatccgaggtcagcgatgcttcagcattgtaaccatagaggtccttgagacctctatggttactgatccacggtagctgtgagcgccaccctgtggtcggcgctcatagcacacctgcatttctgctacatagcagcgaaaatcagatcgctgctatgtagcagagccgatcgagtggtgccagcttctagcctcccatggaggctatagcagtatggcaaaagtaaaaaaaaaaaagtaagaaaaaaataaaaaaaaatataaaagtttaaatcacccccctttcgccccaatcaaaataaataaaaaaaataaaaaatcaaacctacacatatttggtatcgccgtgttcagaatcgcccgatctatcaataaaaaaaagcattaacctgatcgctaaacggcgtagtgagaaaaaaattcgaaatgccagaattacgtttttttggtctccgcgacattgcattaaaatgcaataacgggcgatcaaaagaacgtatctgtactgaaatggtatcattaaaaacgccagctaggcacgcaaaaaataagccctcaactgaccccagatcacgaaaaatggagacactacgagtatcgaaaaatggcgcaattttattttttttatttttttttaacaacgtttggattttttttcaccacttagataaaaaataacctagtcatgttaggtgtctatgaacgaactcgtactgacctggagaatcataatggcaggtcagttttagcatttagtgaagctagcaaaaaagccaaacaaaaaacaagtgtgggactgcactttttttgcaatttcaccgcacttggaatttttttcccgttttctagtacaagacatggtaaaaccaatgatgtagttcaaaagtacaactcgtcccgcaaaaaataacacggccaaattgacggaaaaataaaaaaagttatggctctgggaaggaggggagtgaaaaacaaacacggaaaaacggaaaatcccaaggtcatgaaggggttaaaatatgaacATATGGATTAGACAACTTCAGCAGTGAAAGGAAACAACCAGGATGTTTGCAAGGAGAAgttttaaaatatataatataattattATAGTTTAAATGCacttttaataaaaaataataaaatcaatcttattcttgacagatgactgtaccaggagttcAGAGGGAAATCTGATATTTTCAGATTTTATAGCAGATGATCATCTTATTAAACCAGATACATGTAAAGAACATGCAATGATCCTAGATATAAATCCAGCTCTTCACAGCAAAGCTCTATCATCAGATCCTATTCAATGGGTCAATTCTTCTGCTTCATCAAAGGCCATTAAGGAAAAGAAAAGTCGCAGAAAATTTGTTAAACAACAAATGGCTCAAATAGAGGAGAAAACGTTTATATTGTCAAAAGGTGGGAaacgttttacagagaaatcacatCTTGCTACAGATCAGAGACGTCACACAAGGGAAAAGCcatttacatgttcagaatgtgggaaatgttttagtaaaaaaacaaattttgttgcacatcagagaattcacacaggggagaagccattttcatgtttagaatgtgggaaatgttttagtcaaaaatcaaattttgttacacatcaaagaattcacacaggggagaagccattttcatgtttagaatgtgggaaatgttttagtcaaAAAACAAATTTTGTTACACATCACAgaattcacacagaggagaagccattttcatgtttagaatgtgggaaatgttttacagctaAATCAcgacttgttacacatcagagaactcacacaggggagaagcctttttcatgtttagaatgtgggaaatgttttacagctaAATCActacttgttacacatcagagaactcacacaggggaaaagccattttcatgtttagaatgtgggatatGGTTTAATTATAATTcaagtcttgttagacatcagagaactcatacaAGGGAGAAgcaattttcatgttcggaatgtgggaagtgttttaataGGAAAGCACATCTTGTtatacatcaaagaattcacacaggggagaaacctttttcatgtttggaatgtggaaaatgttttaattgcAGAAAAAATCTTGTTCAGCATCAgaaaagtcacacaggggagaagccattttcttgttcagaatgtgggaaatgttttttttggaATGCACatcttgttgcacatcagagaattcacacaggggagaagctattttcatgtttagaatgtgggatatCATGTAATTGTAATTCAagtcttgttatacatcagagaactcatacaggggagaagccattttcatgttcggaatgtgggaagtgttttaataGGAAAGCACAGCTTGTtatacatcaaagaattcacacaggggagaaacctttttcatgtttggaatgtggaaaatgttttaatagcAGAAAAAATCTTGTTCAGCATCAgaaaagtcacacaggggagaagccattttcttgttcagaatgtgggaaatgttttttttggaATGCACatcttgttgcacatcagagaattcacacaggggagaagctattttcatgtttagaatgtgggatatCGTGTAATTGTAATTCAagtcttgttatacatcagagaactcatacaggggagaagccattttcatgttcagaatgtggaaagtgttttaatacaaaaacacttcttgttgcacatcagagaactcatacaggggagaagccattttcatgttcagaatgtgggaagtgttttaatacAAAAACACTTCTTGTTGAACATCAGAGaagtcatacaggggagaagccattttcatgttcagaatgtgggaagtgttttaatacAAAATCagttcttgttacacatcagagaattcacactggggagaagccatattcatgtttgcaatgtgggaaaagttttaattgtaaaacaaatcttgttacacatcagagaagtcatACAGGAGAGATGCCATTTTCATGtacagattgtgggaaatgtttttatagGAAAGAGGGTCTTGTTGTGCATCAAACAATTCACACAGGGataaagccgttttcatgttcagaatgtgggaaatgttatagagAGAAATCCAAgcttgttagacatcagaaaattcacaccagagaaaagtcattttcatgttcggaatgtgggaaacattttaaTTGGAAAGGaagtcttgttagacatcagaataTTCACATAGGGGAGTAATAATTtttatgtttagaatgtgggaaatgttttaattgaAAAACAAATCTAAattcacatcagagaattcacacaaggaAGAAGCCATTGTGTAAAAATTCTGAGAGCAGAATAGAGACAAAGACACTGATTCAAGAGATGTGTGAATTACGGCACTAATTGCTCTAGATTTTATAAAATCATAGTTTTATTAGCAGGAGGTTTTCATTAGAAGACCAGTAAACCTGCTGTGACCTGTAACCTGTAAGTGaccacctggttcttcactagagccctGATGATGTGGTTAGACTTGAGCTGTAGGTGGTGCCAGGTACCACTCTAGTACAGGCCCCAGTacagtagcagctgaccccaaggggaCAGGGACAGAGGTTCGGACTCGGGGTAGCTGGTAGGAGTGGAGCTGGTTCACAGGGTGATTTGAAGGCTACTACAACAAGTTCAGGAGTACTTCACTGAAGGTGTCCTTCAGTGTTCAGGTGTACTTCACTGAAGGGACAGAGGACTGACTTAGGTACAGGAACACATGTACTGGTTCAGACAGGGCAGGTGAAGGAGCGGTAAGGACCTAGTGGGTTTGAGTATCAGGATCAGGTACAGACAGGGCAAACAGATTCAGGCTCACGTAGAACTGATATAGAGAACCTAACAACAGTGAAGCAATGCACACATGCAATGTACTATTGTTGCTCATGCACCTCCCTATAGGTATGGCCGTGGCAGTGAGCATGTCTGCATCCCTTCCGGGAGGAGGAAGGGAGATCGTGCAGGGATGCCGGCACTGACATTACACCAAGTAGTCATTCATATTCCAGAactctgattggcagctctctgcctatgcacagtgtaaacaGAAAGCTGTCAATAACGTGTGGGGGGGATACACAAAGCTCAGTATTTAGAGAACTGACAGATGAGACATGAGAACAGTGTTTTGATGTATTAAGCATAAAATGAAAACTTATAATTACTTATGCATCTCTTCATTGTTTTTATTGTTGTTAATGTGCAAAATTATTTTATTTGGAGTGTGTTCAGAAGCTTCATGGCTGTGAACTAGCACAAAACTCAAAAACCATACAATAGTTTTGTGGCCAGGAGTGCAATTGTATACCTCCCCCAGTAACAATGTCCAAATCTATGGAACAGTTCAGGGAACTCCAAAATACATATAGCACAAGAGAACGGAGTAATGAAATCCCCAAAATCATTCATAAAATAATATAAattttattttgaccaataataacaAGTTATATCAAAATACAAAATAGGCACGTAGCCAAAAATGGGGTGTAGAGGAAACATATGGTATGCTTAGGGAATATGAGGGAGCAAAGAAGTTTACATCCCGGGTTTTGCCAAAAACGATATTATAATCACATTAAGGACTTATGGAATCATTCCATAGTCCCAGATACCTCAGTAACTTGTCCATGACAATATAAATATAAAGTGCCGAAATGCAAATGAACATGAACGCTAACAAAAACCAAGCGGCTTACCCATGCAAATGGATGGTTCCCTCAAGTTCCACAAgcggccccctgacgcacgtttcgcggtctgctTTTTCAAAAGGGGTATGTCTATTGGTCGCTCTTGTGAGTTTAAATGGGGAATAAACCGGAAGTGTACCTGGCGCATCGGCGCACGCGCACTCGAAATCTGGCTCACATCTCCCTAGCAGCCGTCATTGCTGCACGCGCATAGGGCGGAAGTCCGCCCATTGACGTCACATTGTATGCGCGCGCAGCTGTATCAGATAGCCCCACAGGAGGAGGGAGGTAAAGATTCGGAATGCGCGTGCGCACAGCCGGTGGCCATATTACCGAAGACCACAGAGGTCGCCATCTTGCTAAAGATATTTTTAAGGGGACAACATAAAAAACATATATGCAAACATCATAGTGCCAGCGTGAATTGAATTATAGTGCAAAATTTAGCGCTGGTGCGATACAATATTGAAACAGCACAATATAGAATACAACACCTAAATATAGTGCATTGGTAATAAAAACCCCACATATATGTGCATACGGCCAACGGCCATATTACCGAAGGCCACATAAGTCACCATTTTACCATGGATATTACAGAAACAACATGATGTAGCACTATAGTGCCACTACAGTGAACAACAGTGATAATGATGCGAATGGCACAATGACACTGATGTAAGGACAATTAGTCAAAATACCATATTGAATACGAAAATACAATAAAGTGCATACACACAGGAAAATTATTAAGCAAAACGTAACAAATAACGCGAGTGATGACGCAATAGGAAGTGGAGTCTCCTTCGTCCATAAGAAAAACATGAGATGTTAACCTCTGTAGTCCGGCAGGTAGAAACACGGCCAAGGGCCAAGGCCCGATATTGTAGCCCCATATAATAAAGATAGCTAAAACAAAGAACAACGAA contains:
- the LOC143767207 gene encoding uncharacterized protein LOC143767207 isoform X3; its protein translation is MWCAALQVEVPTISDPLSGDLLYKRILRSDPTRMDRDRDKMAERILHLTLEILFRLTGEDYTVVKKTSSERCQAPVSEGWGRPLSPITGPPPHPLIHEDINDQKILELTYKMIELLTGEVPIRCQDVAVYFSMEEWEYLEEHKDLYKDVMMEVPQPLTSPVLSSERITPERCPRPLLPQDCKQEDSNVPQDYQVPTISDPLSGDFLYKRILLNDPTRMDRDRDKMAERILHLTLEILFRLTGEDYTAVKKTSSERCQDPVSEGWGRPLRAITGSPPRLLIHEDINVQKILELTYKMIELLTGEIPIRYQDVTVYFSMEEWLYLEGHKDLYQDVMMEVTQPLTSPVLSSKRTTPERCPRPLLLQDCKQEDPNVPQDHQGKDVKCINTTETHVRGDERSTVEISTDNGTDDCTRSSEGNLIFSDFIADDHLIKPDTCKEHAMILDINPALHSKALSSDPIQWVNSSASSKAIKEKKSRRKFVKQQMAQIEEKTFILSKGGKRFTEKSHLATDQRRHTREKPFTCSECGKCFSKKTNFVAHQRIHTGEKPFSCLECGKCFSQKSNFVTHQRIHTGEKPFSCLECGKCFSQKTNFVTHHRIHTEEKPFSCLECGKCFTAKSRLVTHQRTHTGEKPFSCLECGKCFTAKSLLVTHQRTHTGEKPFSCLECGIWFNYNSSLVRHQRTHTREKQFSCSECGKCFNRKAHLVIHQRIHTGEKPFSCLECGKCFNCRKNLVQHQKSHTGEKPFSCSECGKCFFWNAHLVAHQRIHTGEKLFSCLECGISCNCNSSLVIHQRTHTGEKPFSCSECGKCFNRKAQLVIHQRIHTGEKPFSCLECGKCFNSRKNLVQHQKSHTGEKPFSCSECGKCFFWNAHLVAHQRIHTGEKLFSCLECGISCNCNSSLVIHQRTHTGEKPFSCSECGKCFNTKTLLVAHQRTHTGEKPFSCSECGKCFNTKTLLVEHQRSHTGEKPFSCSECGKCFNTKSVLVTHQRIHTGEKPYSCLQCGKSFNCKTNLVTHQRSHTGEMPFSCTDCGKCFYRKEGLVVHQTIHTGIKPFSCSECGKCYREKSKLVRHQKIHTREKSFSCSECGKHFNWKGSLVRHQNIHIGE